The following proteins come from a genomic window of Streptomyces leeuwenhoekii:
- a CDS encoding IS5 family transposase gives MRHRRYPSDTTDAEWALIEPLLPPPACETPGGGRPEKHPRREIVDAIRYVVDTGCKWRALPADFPPCRTVWGFMARWAAAGVVGQIRDVLSGRIRREMGKGPRAVATIIDSQSVKAASTVGKDSRGYDPGKKINGRKRHLVVDTRGLPLMVMVTPADLHDSQAAKEVLFRLRLMHPEITIVWADRAYAGKLVTWAKKHLNLTIKTVARPKDSSGLVLLPRRWVVERSLAWMMNARRHARDYERLIQHSDTLITWAAITLMTRRLTRPQAKTPAADLDLAV, from the coding sequence ATGCGTCATCGCCGATATCCCTCGGACACCACCGACGCCGAGTGGGCCTTGATCGAGCCGTTGCTGCCGCCGCCGGCCTGCGAGACACCCGGTGGCGGCCGCCCGGAGAAGCATCCCCGCAGGGAGATCGTCGACGCGATCCGCTATGTCGTGGACACCGGCTGCAAATGGAGGGCCTTACCTGCGGATTTCCCGCCCTGTCGGACGGTCTGGGGGTTCATGGCCCGCTGGGCTGCTGCCGGTGTGGTCGGCCAGATCCGGGACGTTCTGTCCGGGCGGATCCGCCGGGAGATGGGCAAAGGTCCTCGGGCAGTGGCCACGATCATCGACTCCCAGTCAGTCAAAGCGGCATCGACCGTCGGGAAGGATTCCCGCGGTTACGACCCAGGCAAAAAGATCAACGGCCGCAAACGCCATCTCGTGGTCGACACCCGCGGTCTGCCGCTGATGGTGATGGTCACCCCGGCCGACCTGCACGACTCCCAGGCGGCGAAGGAAGTCCTGTTCCGCCTGCGTCTGATGCACCCGGAGATCACCATCGTCTGGGCCGACCGCGCTTACGCGGGCAAGCTCGTGACCTGGGCGAAGAAGCATCTGAACCTGACGATCAAGACCGTTGCCCGGCCGAAGGACTCCTCCGGGCTCGTCCTGCTGCCCCGGCGTTGGGTCGTCGAACGGTCCCTGGCCTGGATGATGAACGCCCGACGGCATGCTCGCGACTACGAACGGCTGATCCAGCACTCCGACACCCTAATCACCTGGGCCGCGATCACCCTGATGACGCGCCGCCTAACCCGCCCACAGGCCAAGACCCCCGCCGCTGACCTGGACCTCGCCGTCTGA
- the trhA gene encoding PAQR family membrane homeostasis protein TrhA gives MVFDDAHRRETARVVGAGEAVAGLPGGSHRGDARKDSPPVADRTGWAAGLVEPVKPRLRGWLHAAMVPASLSAGIVLICLARTSATWACAVYAVTAWLLFGTSAVYHLGTWGPLGEAVLRRLDHANIFLIIAGTCTPLAVLLSADRQALLLWIVWTGALAGIAFRVLWVNAPRWLYTPCYLALGWAPVRYLPDFLHTGGAAVVTLVVTGGLLYSAGAVVYAVQRPNPSPRWFGFHEVFHALTVAAFTAHYIAISLAVY, from the coding sequence ATGGTTTTCGATGATGCCCATAGGCGCGAGACAGCACGGGTAGTTGGGGCGGGGGAGGCTGTAGCCGGTCTCCCGGGCGGATCACACCGTGGCGATGCGAGGAAGGACTCTCCTCCTGTTGCCGACCGGACCGGGTGGGCGGCGGGCCTGGTCGAGCCGGTCAAGCCGAGGCTGCGTGGCTGGCTCCATGCCGCGATGGTCCCTGCCTCGTTGAGTGCCGGCATCGTCCTGATCTGCCTGGCCCGGACGTCGGCGACCTGGGCCTGCGCCGTATACGCCGTGACTGCCTGGCTGCTGTTCGGGACGAGCGCCGTCTACCATCTGGGCACCTGGGGGCCGCTGGGCGAGGCCGTTCTGCGGCGTCTCGACCACGCCAACATCTTTCTGATCATCGCGGGAACCTGCACGCCTTTGGCCGTGCTCCTTTCTGCTGACCGGCAGGCTCTGCTGCTGTGGATTGTGTGGACGGGTGCGCTGGCCGGCATCGCCTTTCGTGTCCTGTGGGTCAACGCTCCCCGCTGGCTGTACACCCCCTGCTACTTGGCCCTGGGATGGGCACCGGTGCGTTACCTGCCCGACTTCCTGCACACCGGCGGAGCGGCCGTAGTCACCCTGGTAGTGACCGGCGGTCTCCTCTACAGCGCGGGAGCGGTGGTGTACGCCGTCCAGCGCCCCAATCCCTCGCCCCGTTGGTTCGGGTTCCACGAGGTGTTCCATGCTCTGACAGTGGCAGCCTTCACCGCGCACTACATAGCCATCTCCCTCGCCGTCTACTGA
- a CDS encoding MarR family winged helix-turn-helix transcriptional regulator, producing MEDDVERQRQADLNLAEALRWGVSRLATRLRAEQPGSSRALSRLAASVLANLRHSEALTPSELAAIEGLQTQSLTRVLNELEEQGRVRRSRSDVDARRQNVTITEAGREALREHVRDGNYWLASALRQHLSPAERAVLQIAAGLLEQVAAAETALDRPTGRAQTPDPEEGAAAAL from the coding sequence ATGGAAGATGATGTTGAGCGGCAGCGACAGGCCGACCTGAATCTGGCCGAAGCGCTGCGGTGGGGCGTGTCGAGGCTCGCGACTCGATTGCGTGCCGAGCAGCCCGGAAGCAGCCGTGCCTTGTCACGCTTGGCCGCCTCGGTGTTGGCCAACCTGCGTCACAGTGAGGCGCTGACCCCCTCGGAACTCGCCGCCATCGAAGGACTGCAGACACAGTCGCTGACCCGCGTGCTCAACGAACTGGAGGAGCAGGGCCGCGTCCGTCGCTCGCGCAGCGACGTCGACGCCCGCCGCCAGAACGTCACCATCACCGAAGCAGGACGTGAAGCCCTGCGAGAGCACGTGAGGGACGGCAACTACTGGCTGGCATCGGCACTCCGCCAGCACTTGTCGCCCGCTGAGCGCGCCGTACTGCAGATCGCGGCGGGCCTGCTGGAACAGGTGGCTGCAGCAGAAACGGCCTTGGACAGGCCCACCGGGCGAGCGCAAACGCCTGATCCAGAAGAAGGGGCGGCCGCCGCACTATGA
- a CDS encoding ATP-binding protein, which translates to MDSAGRDEGQQPLVDHPISASAAFEGSEEIAHARDLARSFLTDVQAVHGFPVSARAMGMVQLVVSEMVTNARKYAPGPCLLTLELREGAVEVTVWDSSTTLPSILATDPGRVGQHGLEIVMAVCQSFAVHREPVGKRITVTIELADDPGGDPAGRQLS; encoded by the coding sequence ATGGACTCCGCTGGGCGAGACGAGGGCCAGCAGCCGCTCGTGGACCATCCGATATCAGCCTCAGCCGCTTTCGAGGGCAGTGAGGAGATCGCTCACGCCCGTGACCTGGCCCGCTCCTTCCTGACCGATGTGCAGGCCGTGCACGGCTTCCCGGTCTCTGCCCGGGCGATGGGCATGGTGCAGCTGGTCGTCAGCGAGATGGTCACCAACGCCCGCAAGTACGCCCCCGGCCCGTGCCTGCTGACCCTGGAGCTCCGTGAGGGTGCCGTCGAGGTCACTGTGTGGGACAGCAGCACCACGCTCCCGTCGATCTTGGCCACCGACCCCGGGCGCGTGGGACAGCACGGCCTTGAGATCGTGATGGCCGTCTGCCAGAGCTTCGCCGTCCACCGGGAACCGGTGGGCAAGCGCATCACCGTGACTATCGAGCTGGCCGACGATCCGGGCGGAGACCCGGCCGGCCGCCAGCTCTCCTGA
- a CDS encoding thioredoxin family protein — MIRHVTDDSFADEVLRANRGVLVHFYADWSDPSTAMARILDEVAAEYEGRLGVVRVDVDANPETPSMYHVRSVPTLLLFKNGALAGKKVGACVKSQITAFIDSHS, encoded by the coding sequence ATGATCAGGCACGTCACCGATGACTCCTTCGCCGACGAGGTCCTCAGAGCCAACCGCGGTGTGCTGGTCCATTTTTATGCCGATTGGTCGGACCCCAGCACGGCGATGGCGCGCATCCTGGACGAGGTCGCAGCAGAATATGAGGGCAGGCTGGGAGTGGTGAGGGTGGACGTCGACGCCAATCCGGAGACGCCAAGCATGTACCACGTCAGAAGTGTTCCGACCCTTCTCCTGTTCAAGAACGGCGCGTTGGCGGGGAAAAAGGTAGGCGCCTGTGTGAAGAGTCAGATCACCGCCTTCATCGACTCTCATAGTTGA
- a CDS encoding ATP-binding protein, with translation MEQTAGDEGQATGDSGSLSASAAYDGDPSCIGAARHLAAGFLTEVQAVHGLPVSERAMGMTQLVVSELVSNAVKYAPGPVLLDLQIIEGTVRVSVWDSDPKLPAVAATDPHRVGQHGLEITLAVSQAYEVRREPVGKRVTAVIALADDPGGDITGRTP, from the coding sequence ATGGAGCAGACCGCGGGGGACGAAGGACAGGCGACCGGGGACAGCGGTTCGCTGTCGGCGTCTGCCGCCTACGACGGTGACCCGTCCTGTATCGGAGCGGCCCGCCATCTGGCGGCCGGGTTCCTCACCGAGGTGCAGGCGGTGCACGGCCTGCCGGTGTCCGAGCGGGCGATGGGCATGACACAGCTGGTGGTCAGCGAGTTGGTCAGCAACGCGGTCAAGTACGCTCCCGGCCCGGTCCTGCTCGACCTGCAGATCATCGAGGGCACTGTGCGGGTGTCGGTGTGGGACAGCGACCCGAAACTGCCGGCCGTCGCCGCCACCGACCCCCACCGCGTCGGCCAGCACGGCCTGGAGATCACCCTCGCTGTCAGCCAGGCCTACGAGGTGCGCCGGGAACCGGTCGGCAAGCGCGTCACCGCAGTGATCGCCCTCGCCGACGACCCCGGCGGGGACATAACCGGCCGCACCCCCTGA
- a CDS encoding STAS domain-containing protein, translating to MVTVQMRHSDVTVARLPDVVAFDTIPELRPQLLALLEESTCRHLVLDLSHIDYFDSSGLALLLGIWQRSQTGGTTLTLAAPPPLVSRMLNITQAVTVLTVAPSVREALRTRPRTRTDGAQAADQE from the coding sequence ATGGTGACGGTTCAGATGCGCCACAGCGACGTGACCGTGGCCCGCCTGCCCGACGTCGTCGCCTTCGACACGATCCCGGAACTGCGCCCGCAGCTGCTGGCGCTGCTGGAGGAGAGCACCTGCCGTCACCTTGTGCTCGACCTGTCCCACATCGACTACTTCGACTCCTCCGGACTGGCCCTACTGCTGGGAATCTGGCAGCGGAGCCAGACAGGCGGCACCACGCTCACCCTGGCCGCACCGCCCCCGCTCGTCAGTCGCATGCTGAACATCACCCAGGCCGTCACCGTCCTGACCGTGGCCCCTTCCGTACGCGAGGCACTGCGCACACGCCCCAGGACTCGCACAGACGGTGCTCAAGCAGCGGATCAGGAATGA
- a CDS encoding helix-turn-helix transcriptional regulator, whose protein sequence is MDQQARGWGFLTNHARVLLAIARRPDLRLRDIAAACAITERTVQSIVTDLEHAGYLSRERDGRRTRYSLHLNGTLRHPAEAHLPVRELLRLLTEH, encoded by the coding sequence ATGGACCAGCAGGCCCGCGGTTGGGGCTTCCTCACCAACCATGCACGGGTGCTTCTGGCCATCGCCCGACGCCCTGACCTCCGCCTACGCGACATCGCGGCGGCCTGCGCCATCACCGAGCGCACCGTCCAGAGCATCGTCACCGACCTCGAACACGCCGGCTATCTCAGTCGCGAACGCGACGGACGACGCACCCGCTACAGCCTCCACCTCAACGGCACACTCCGCCATCCGGCAGAGGCCCACCTACCCGTCCGGGAACTGCTGAGACTCCTCACCGAGCACTGA
- a CDS encoding helix-turn-helix transcriptional regulator — protein sequence MTDRRLWSYKDIAAHIRVQPDTVRSYRKHGLLPPPDHVEGGKPYWYADTIRAWVASRPGNRPRGGR from the coding sequence ATGACCGATCGACGGCTCTGGTCCTACAAGGACATCGCGGCCCACATCCGGGTGCAGCCGGACACCGTGCGGTCCTACCGCAAGCACGGGCTGCTGCCGCCGCCCGACCACGTGGAGGGCGGCAAGCCGTACTGGTACGCCGACACGATCCGGGCCTGGGTGGCCTCCCGCCCGGGCAACCGGCCCCGCGGAGGGCGCTGA
- a CDS encoding STAS domain-containing protein — MCQALLSVSQRTTADGVHVVALAGEIDHTTAGTFRRALTASDGSAPHTVIDFRDVTFMDSSGINVLVAANKTARSRGGWLRLARTPTRVLDLLRIVGLDTIIPLHPTLEDALAPQTAA, encoded by the coding sequence ATGTGCCAGGCCCTGCTGTCCGTCTCCCAGCGCACCACCGCCGACGGCGTGCACGTCGTCGCCCTGGCCGGGGAGATCGATCACACCACGGCCGGCACCTTCCGCCGGGCCCTGACCGCATCGGACGGCTCCGCCCCGCACACGGTCATCGACTTCCGCGACGTCACCTTCATGGACTCCAGCGGAATCAACGTCCTCGTCGCCGCCAACAAAACCGCCCGCTCCCGCGGCGGCTGGCTGCGCCTGGCCCGCACCCCCACACGCGTGCTCGACCTGCTGCGCATCGTCGGCCTCGACACCATCATCCCGCTGCATCCCACCCTCGAGGACGCCCTGGCACCCCAAACCGCCGCCTGA
- a CDS encoding STAS domain-containing protein produces the protein MTAEHAVQANTSGTCLIVQVSGEMDYQSVPFFRERLLDELTRSQGDVVLDLSAVPFCDSAGLNVLLRIWRKATEAGSVVVLACVPANLQRMLSMTGMDSVLRVYATVADAEGGLAVSGGA, from the coding sequence ATGACCGCAGAGCACGCGGTTCAGGCGAATACGTCGGGAACGTGCCTGATCGTGCAGGTCAGTGGCGAGATGGACTATCAGAGTGTTCCGTTCTTCCGTGAGCGTCTGCTGGACGAGCTCACCCGGAGCCAGGGGGATGTGGTGCTGGACCTGTCCGCGGTGCCGTTCTGTGACTCGGCTGGTCTGAATGTGCTGCTGCGGATCTGGCGGAAGGCGACGGAGGCCGGGTCTGTGGTGGTGCTGGCCTGTGTGCCGGCAAATCTGCAGCGGATGCTGTCCATGACCGGGATGGACAGCGTTCTGCGGGTGTATGCGACCGTGGCCGACGCTGAGGGCGGGCTGGCGGTCAGCGGCGGGGCCTGA
- a CDS encoding STAS domain-containing protein yields the protein MAVSAPDGCPAELVLAGEFGTESLRELEERFGAPPLREATEWLVDMSRVTDFDLACAYALLRAAILRPEPAALTIHGARRGVQRALRNAGLDAVARPPNPQARPQAPVTGRNHDRPGGTRHIRAEQANQCR from the coding sequence ATGGCGGTCTCCGCGCCCGACGGCTGCCCGGCCGAGCTGGTTCTGGCCGGGGAGTTCGGGACCGAATCCCTGCGGGAACTGGAGGAACGCTTCGGTGCCCCGCCGCTGCGGGAGGCCACCGAGTGGCTCGTGGACATGAGCCGGGTCACCGATTTCGACCTCGCGTGCGCCTACGCGCTGCTGCGGGCGGCCATCCTGCGGCCGGAGCCCGCAGCGCTTACGATCCACGGGGCCCGGCGTGGCGTGCAGCGGGCACTGCGGAACGCCGGGCTCGACGCGGTCGCCCGACCGCCCAATCCTCAAGCACGCCCACAGGCTCCGGTGACTGGGAGGAACCACGACCGGCCTGGCGGGACACGGCATATCCGGGCTGAACAAGCGAACCAATGCCGGTAG
- a CDS encoding Bcr/CflA family efflux MFS transporter, with amino-acid sequence MTTRSAAAPDAASPYAIVPKRLRLLLVLAGLSGVSPLATDMYVAALPDLARSLATDASGAQLSLTSFLVGIIAGQLALGPLSDAVGRRPVLIGGSVLFAGFSIVCALAPTVAVLNSARVGQGVAGAAGIVVSRAVVTDLFDDRELPTVFSRLGAIGAMAPVLAPLAGGALLLLVPWRYVFAVLALMGVLLAAGVWRWIPESHPPGARLTGGLAPSLRAIGRTAAQPAVLAPVLALACGGAAVFAYIAGTTFVFQDIYHLSPALSSLVYGVNALGNMSGSLAYGHLTRHRSPEALLIISGALATAGAVALLLLQTTTGSNMPLTWLCLLITISAFGLFFPAVITIAQSRGRAAPGATSALLGGGQFLLGAAASPAVGLFGTQSPAPMAAVMAVSLALGTLAAIATKRTYGH; translated from the coding sequence ATGACCACCCGCTCCGCGGCCGCGCCCGACGCAGCCAGCCCGTACGCCATCGTACCGAAGCGTCTTCGCCTGCTTCTGGTGCTGGCCGGACTGAGCGGCGTAAGCCCCCTGGCCACAGATATGTACGTCGCCGCCCTGCCCGACCTGGCCCGCTCCTTGGCAACCGACGCCTCCGGCGCGCAACTGTCCCTGACCAGCTTCCTGGTCGGCATCATCGCCGGGCAACTTGCCCTCGGCCCGCTCAGCGACGCGGTCGGCCGCCGACCCGTCCTCATCGGCGGGTCTGTCTTGTTCGCCGGCTTCTCCATCGTGTGCGCTCTGGCGCCCACGGTAGCTGTGCTGAACTCGGCGAGGGTGGGACAAGGCGTCGCAGGGGCCGCCGGGATCGTGGTCTCCCGAGCTGTCGTCACCGATCTTTTCGACGACCGCGAACTCCCCACGGTGTTCTCCCGCCTGGGAGCGATCGGCGCCATGGCCCCGGTACTGGCTCCGCTTGCTGGCGGCGCCCTGCTCCTCCTCGTTCCCTGGCGTTACGTCTTCGCCGTCCTCGCCCTTATGGGCGTACTCCTCGCTGCGGGCGTATGGCGCTGGATCCCAGAGTCCCACCCACCCGGCGCCCGCCTCACAGGCGGCCTGGCCCCCAGCCTTCGCGCCATCGGACGGACAGCCGCGCAGCCTGCCGTCCTCGCCCCGGTGCTGGCGCTCGCCTGCGGCGGAGCCGCCGTCTTCGCCTACATCGCCGGCACCACCTTCGTCTTCCAGGACATCTACCACCTCTCCCCAGCCCTCTCCAGCCTGGTCTACGGCGTGAACGCCCTCGGCAACATGTCCGGAAGCCTTGCCTACGGGCACCTGACCAGGCACCGGTCTCCCGAAGCCCTCCTCATCATCAGCGGCGCCCTGGCTACGGCAGGAGCAGTGGCACTGCTTCTCCTCCAGACAACTACTGGCAGCAACATGCCCCTGACCTGGCTCTGCCTTCTGATCACCATCAGCGCATTCGGCCTCTTCTTCCCCGCCGTCATCACCATCGCTCAAAGTCGCGGCCGAGCCGCCCCCGGAGCCACATCCGCACTTCTCGGAGGCGGCCAGTTCCTTCTCGGTGCAGCCGCCTCACCCGCGGTCGGGCTGTTCGGCACCCAAAGCCCCGCGCCCATGGCAGCCGTGATGGCTGTCTCCCTCGCCCTGGGCACCCTGGCAGCGATCGCAACGAAACGGACATACGGCCACTAA